CGCGAGTCGATGCGCTCCGCCTCCGCCGCAACCAGGTCGAGCATGTCGTCGACGAGCCACGCGGGCGTGAAGACCTCGCCGTGGTCGGCGACCCGCTGACGCGACTTGACGAGGCGCTCTGCCCGATCCCCCGTTGTCGACACAGAGTGGAGTGTACAAGTACCCGGGGACATGCGCCCTGGCATGGATGCCCGGGCACCCTGAGGCTTGTCGGGTGCCCCGAGTTCCCTCCGCCGCTGCCGCCCACATCGGAGGGCTCATCGGAGCGCAGCGGCTTCAGGCGGGGCTCACGCAGGACCAGCTCGCGGCGGTGAGCGGCATCGACTCGTCCAACATCCGGGCGTACGAGAACGGGCGGGCGATGCCGAGCATCCACTCGCTCGTGCGACTCGCCACCGCGGTCGGGGTGGAGCCGGGGTCGCTGCTGGACGGGGTCACGCCGGAGATGTTCCCGATGGCACCGCAGGACGGGCGCCGGCGGGCGAACTGACACCCGGCCCGACCCGCCGGAATCCGCAACTCAGGAGCGGCCGGGATTCGGGGCGCGGATGCCGTCGCCCGGGCAGGATCTCCTGAGTTGCGAAAACCGCGGGATCCGCAACTCAGGAGATATGGGCAGAACGGGACCGCGGCGGGCCGTCGGGCACGCGGAATCCTGAGTTGCGGAAACGACAGAAGGCCGCCCGCGGGTGCGGACGGCCTTCCGGGGATCTCGATACGCCCGCTGCGCGGGCTACTCGATCAACGAGAGTGCGAGTGGCTAGAGCTTCGTCACCTGGTCGAACGACAGCTCGACCGGCGTCTCGCGCTCGAAGAGCGAGACGAGCACGGTGAGCTTGCCGCTCTCGGGCTTGATCTCGGAGATCGTGCCGGGCAGGCCCGCGAACGAGCCCTCCTTGATGGTGATCGTCTCGCCGACCTCGAAGTCGATCTCGGCGGGGATGACACGCGGGGCGGCCTTGCCGCCCTTCGCCGTGGTGCCGCCCTTGGCCGGCGCCTCCACCACCTGCACGAGGCTCTTCAGCATGTTGAAGGCCTCCTCGAACCGCAGCGGGGTGGGGTTGTGCGAGTTGCCGACGAAGCCGGTCACCCCGGGGGTGTGGCGCACGACCGACCAGCTGTCCTCGTTGAGGTCCATGCGCACCAGCACGTAGCCGGGGATGCGCACGCGGTTCACGAGCTTGCGCTGGCCGTTCTTGATCTCGACCACGTCCTCCATCGGCACCTGGACCTCGAAGACGTAGTCCTCCATGGCCATCGAGGTGCGGCGGGACTCGATGTTCTGCTTCACGCGCTTCTCGAAACCGGCGTAGGAGTGGATGACGTACCACTTCCCGGGCTTCGAGCGCAGCTCGGCGCGGAACTCCTCGTAGGGGTCGACCTCGGGGGCGTCGCCCTCCTCCTCGACCGTCTCCTCGTCGGTGGTGGCGGCGAAGGCGGCCTCCGCCTCCTCCGCGGAGTCGATCTCCAGGGCGTCGTCGATGATGGCGTCGGCCTCCGGGTCGGCGGCGGCTTCGAGCGCGTCGAGCGCGCTCTCGAGCTCCGACTCCACGTCGCCCTCGTCGACGATGTGCAGCGCGCGGTGCTCGGCGGACTCGGCGCGCGCCTCCTCCTCGGCGAGCACGTTGCCCTCCTGGGCCTCGTCCTCCTCGGAGGACTGCTCGGCCGCGGTCGCGAGGTCGATGTCGAGGTCGCGCTCTTCTTCAGTCACGGTGTCTTTCTTTCCTTGCGTCGGATCCGTCACGGGCAGCGGATCGGCCTAGCCGAGCGTGCCGTTGCCGAACGCCCAGTTGACGAGCCAGCTGAACAGGTAGTCGAGCCCGTAGACGAGTCCCATCATGATGACCACGAAAACGAGCACGACACCGGTGAAGCTGAACAGCTCGCGGCGGGTCGGCGTGACGACCTTCTTGAGTTCTGCGATGACCTGCCGGATGAAGAGGGCGATCCGCGCGAACGGGGAACGGCGCTCGGCGCGCTCGCGCTTGGCGGTCGCGACGACGTCCTCGCTGGGCTCGTCGATCACCTTGCGTGCCACTCTTCACTACCTTTCGGCCGATGATCCGGCGCAATCACACACGCCGGACTCGCAGGGCGGACAGGACTCGAACCTGCAACCTGCGGTTTTGGAGACCGCTGCTCTACCAATTGAGCCACCGCCCTACGTCGCCTGATCCGCCTTGTCCGCCGTGCTCTGGGCATGGCGAAGCTTGGCTGATTGGGCAACCTGGTCAAGTGTACGGCATCCCCGCGGGGCGCCCGCTCGCGGCCCGGGATGACCATCCGGCCCGGTGCAGTCGCTCGAAACCGTCGAGGAGGGTGTCGAGCGCGAACTCGAACTCGAACTGGTCGTCGCAGCCCTCGCTCACCACGCTGTCGTCGTCGTGGGACGCGGTGGCGGCGGCGGCGAGCAGGTGCGGGTACCGCGCGGCGAACTCCCGCAGCATCGCCTCCTGCGTCGCGGCGTCGGGAGCGGCGGCGGGCGCGGGCTGCGGATGCTCGCTGTGCGGTTGTTCGGCCGGCGCGGATGCGTCGTCGAAGATCTCCTGGGTGAATCCCCAGCTGCGGCTCCCGAGGGCGTGCATGGCGTGATGCGTGAGGTCGCCGGTGAATCCGCCCGCCAGGAACATGCCGGCGATGTCGTCGAGGTAGTCGAGCACGGCGGGGGTCTTGCGGGTGCGGGTCTCGAAGACGCGGCGCGCCCACGGGTGGCGCTGCAGCATCCGCCGTGCCGAGAGCACCGTGGAGCGGATGGCGCCTCGCCAGTCGGGGCCGGCCGGGGCGCGGTCGATCTCGTCGATGAGGGCGTCGACCATGGCGTCGAGCAGCTCCTCTTTTGCCGTGACGTGCTTGTAGAGCGCCATCGGCACGACGCCGAGCTCCTTCGCGAGGCTGCGCATGCTGAGGGCCTCGCTGCCGATGCGGTCGGCCAGCTCGATCGCCCCGCGGACGACGCGCTCGCGGTTGAGCCGGTGCGGTGCGGCGGCCTCGGATGCGTTCTCCACCGGCGACGTCCTCTCGCGCTCCGCGTTGACAGGAGTACAGCGTACACCTTATGGTTCTCGCGAAGGTGTACGCCGTACACCTGACCGAGAAGGAGCCTCCGCACATGACCGCCACCCGCCGCACCGCCGCCCTCGTCGGAGCCCTGTTCCTCGTCACCCACGTGACCTCCGTGGGGGCCCGCATCCTCTACACCCCCGTGGTGACCGACCCCACGCGCCTCGGCGACGACACGCCCCTCCTCGTCGGAGCCCTCCTCGAGGTCGTGCTGGCGGTCGCGGTCGCGGCCACCGCCTTCGTCGTGCACCCCGCCGTGACGCGGCACAATCCCGGCGCCGCACTCGGCTACGTGGCGCTGCGCACCCTCGAAGCCTCGGTGATCCTCGCGGGCGTCGTCGCCATCCTCACCCTCGCGAGCATCCGCACCGCCCTCGCCGCAGACGGCGTCGATCACACCGGGCTCGAGACGCTGGCCGGCGTGGTGACGAGCTTCCAGGACTGGACCTTCGTGATCGGCCCCGGCCTCGTCTGCGGGGTGAACACGGTGCTGCTCGCCTGGATCATGTTCCGCTCGGGCCTCGTACCGCGATTCATCGGGATGCTCGGGATCGTCGGCGGGCCCGTCGTCTTCCTCGTGAACGCCCTCAAAGTGCTCGACCTCGACGAGCCGCTCATGCCGTGGCTCGGCCTCGGCGCGGTGCCGGTGTTCGCGTGGGAGATCCTGCTGGCGCTCTACCTGCTGTTCCGCGGATTCCGCCCGACCGCGCCCGACGCCCCGCTCAGGGGCTGAGCGCCGCGCGGGCGGTCGTCACGACGGCGGCCGCGACCGCGTCGAGGGCGGGCGAGCGCAGCTTCCACTGCTGCCAGTAGAGGGGCACCGCGAAGCCGGGGCCATCCGGGTCGAGCTCGACGAGTTCATCGGCCGCCTGCGTGAGCTGCGCGCCGAGCAGCATCCCCCAGCCGAGACCGAGGGTGATCGCCTGCAGGAAATCGCTCGACCCGGAGATGAAGTGCCGCGGCGGGTCGATCCGCCGTCGGCTCATCCGGCGCAGGAATCGGGACTGCAGCTCGTCGTCGTGGTCGAAGTCGACCACGGGGGCGAGGGCCAGGGACGCGGCATCCGCCCCCTCCGGGAACCAGCGGGCGGCGAAAGCGCGCGACGCGGCCGGGCGGTAGACCATGGCGCCGAGACGCGTCGAGGTGCAACCGGCCACCGGCTCGGCCTGCGAGGTGACCGCCGCCATCACCCGGCCCGAGGCGAGCAGCTCGGCGGTGCGGTCCTGATCCTCGCGGTGGATGTCCACGGTGATCCGCCGCTCGATGCACACCGGGGCGATCGCCGGCAGGAACCAGCTGGTGAGCGAGTCGGCGTTGACGGCGAGCGGGATGGTCGTGAAGCTCGCCTCATCCGTGCCCTCGAGGCGGAGGGCGGCCGCGGCATCCGCCTCGAGCAGGGCGATCTCGCGCGCGAGGCGCAGCAGCACCTCCCCCGACTCGGTGGCACGCACCGGCTTGCTGCGTTCGACGAGCACGCGGCCGAGCTGCTGCTCGAGGGCCTTGATGCGCTGGCTGACGGCGGACGGCGTGACGGTGAGCCTGCGCGCAGCGGCATCGAAGGTGCCCGCGTCGACGACGGCGCGGAGGGTGGCGAGCAGATCACGATCCAGATTCATCTGTAGTGATGCTAATGGTGATCCAGAATCCTGAACTGGATTGATGCCGCGGCTCGACCTAGCCTCGACAGCGTGACCTTCGCCGCATCCCTCGCCGCCGCGCTCGCCGGACTCGGACTCGGGCTGTCGATCATCGTGGCGATCGGCGCGCAGAACGCCTTCGTGCTGCGCCAGGGGCTGCGACGCGAGCACATCGTGGCGATCGTGGCGATCTGCGTGCTGAGCGACGTGGCGCTCATCGGTCTCGGGATCGCGGGCACCGGCTGGGTGCTGAGCGCGGTGCCGTGGCTCATGACGGCGGTGCGGATCGCGGGCGCCGCGTTCCTGGCGACGTATGCGGCGCTCGCCGCTCGCCGGGCGCTGCGCGTGGATGCCGCGCGCCTCGAGGTGGCGGCAGACGGGTCCGCCTCCCGCAGCCGCACGCTGCTCACCGCGATCGCGACAGCCCTCGCGGTGACGTGGCTCAACCCGCACGTGTACCTCGACATCGCGCTCATCGGGTCGATCGCGAACGGGCACGGGGATGCCCGCTGGCTGTTCGGCGCGGGGGTGGTGGCCGGCAGCGCGCTGTGGTTCACGACGCTCGGGCTGGGGGCCCGCGCGCTCGCTCCGCTCTTCGCGCGCCCGCTCGCCTGGCGCATCCTCGACGGCGCGATCGCCCTCGTGATGCTCACCCTCGCGGTGCTCGTCGCCCTCCCGCTCGTATCGGGCTGAGCTGCCGCGGCGGGAGATGCGACCGCGTGGCGGGAGGCGTTACTCCCGCCGTCGGGTCGCGGCTCCAGCCGCGCCATGAACAGCTCGGCTAGAGGAGGCGGCGCTCGAGCGCCCAGGCGGTGAGCTCGTGGCGCGAGGAGAGCTGCAGCTTGCGCAGCACCGAGGAGACGTGGGTCTCGACCGTCTTGATCGAGATGTAGAGGTGCGACGCCACCTCCTTGTAGGCGTAGCCGCGGGCGATCAGGCGCATCACCTCCTGCTCGCGCGCCGAGAGCCGGTCGAGCTCGTCGTCGGTCGCCGCCACCGCGGGCGCGCCCGCCGCCGTGCCGAAGGCGTCGAGCACGAAACCGGCGAGCCGCGGCGAGAACACCGCGTCCCCCGCCGACACCGTGCGGATCGCGGACGCCACATCCGCCCCCGAGCTCGCCTTCGTGATGTAGCCGCGGGCACCCGCGCGGATCACCCCCACCACATCCTCCGCCGAGTCGGACACCGAGAGCGCCAGGAACCGCACCTCGCCGAGCAGGGCGGCCGAACGCCGCACCACCTCCGCGCCGCCGCCGCCCGCCCCGCCCGGCAGGTGCACGTCGAGCAGCACCACCTCGGGGCGCAGCTCGTCGATCACCCGCACCGCGGCGTCCACGTCGCCCGCCTCCCCGACCACCTCGACGGCATCGCCCAGGTCGGCTCGCAGGCCCGAGCGGAAGATCGAATGATCGTCGACGATGATGACGCGCGTCACGCCTCCGCCCCCTTCCCGGATGCCGGGGCGCTCGTGGCGCGGCGGGGCAGTCGCAACTGCACCTCGGTGCCGTCCGCCCCGCTCGTCACCACAGCGCTCCCCCCGGCTCGCGCCATGCGCCCCACGATCGACTCCCGGATGCCGAGACGCCCATCCGGCACCGCATCCGGGTCGAAGCCGGCACCGCGGTCGCGCACGAACACCTCGACCGACTCCGGGGTCGCCTCCGCGTACACCGCCACCTCGCCGCCCGCGTGCCGGGCCGCGTTCACGAGCGCCTCCCGCGCGGCCCCGGCGAGCGCCGCGCTCGCCACCTCGCCCACGTCCCCCACGGTCACCACCTCGATGCGCACCGCATGCTCGAGCTCCAGTTCGCGCGCGATCGTGCGCAGCTCGGTGGCCAGGTCGTCGGCGAAGGGGTCGCTGCCGGCGAACAGCCAGTCGCGCAGCTCCCGCTCCTGGGCGCGCGCGATGCGGGCGATCTCGGTGCCGGTGCCGGCACGGTTCTGGATGATGGCGAGCGTCTGCAGCACCGAGTCGTGCAGGTGCGCGGCGATCTCGGCGCGCTGCTCCTCCCGCGCGCGGGCGGTGCGTTCGGCGCCGAGCTCGGACCACAGCGTGATGAGGCGCGGGATGAACAGCACCGCCACCCCGATCAGCACCAGCAGCACCCCGAGCACAGCGGGCATGGGCAGCCCGCGAGACAGCGCGCCCGCGAACACCAGCCCGCCCTCGACGATGAGCAGCGTCGCCGCGAACGCCCGCACCACGGGTGCCGAGCGCGCGTGCCGCGGGTCGTGGCGGTCGGCGAACAGGGTCCACGCGATCGCCCCCACCGAGAGCACCGTGCTCTCGAGGATGCCGGGAGGCACCGGGTAGAACGCGAACCAGGTGGTGACGACGCCGATGATCGCGAACGCCGTGGACGCCACGAGCAGCACGGCGCCCACCGGCACGACGCGTCCCCCCGGAGCATCCGTGCCGGCATCCTCGCGCGGCACAAACGCCCAGAGCCAGAGGTAGAGGA
The Protaetiibacter larvae DNA segment above includes these coding regions:
- a CDS encoding ArgP/LysG family DNA-binding transcriptional regulator; translated protein: MNLDRDLLATLRAVVDAGTFDAAARRLTVTPSAVSQRIKALEQQLGRVLVERSKPVRATESGEVLLRLAREIALLEADAAAALRLEGTDEASFTTIPLAVNADSLTSWFLPAIAPVCIERRITVDIHREDQDRTAELLASGRVMAAVTSQAEPVAGCTSTRLGAMVYRPAASRAFAARWFPEGADAASLALAPVVDFDHDDELQSRFLRRMSRRRIDPPRHFISGSSDFLQAITLGLGWGMLLGAQLTQAADELVELDPDGPGFAVPLYWQQWKLRSPALDAVAAAVVTTARAALSP
- a CDS encoding ATP-binding protein, producing the protein MTAAVARPPLVRPREVLLGGVSAGVARHLGIPPAGARFAFLGLALVAGVGVLLYLWLWAFVPREDAGTDAPGGRVVPVGAVLLVASTAFAIIGVVTTWFAFYPVPPGILESTVLSVGAIAWTLFADRHDPRHARSAPVVRAFAATLLIVEGGLVFAGALSRGLPMPAVLGVLLVLIGVAVLFIPRLITLWSELGAERTARAREEQRAEIAAHLHDSVLQTLAIIQNRAGTGTEIARIARAQERELRDWLFAGSDPFADDLATELRTIARELELEHAVRIEVVTVGDVGEVASAALAGAAREALVNAARHAGGEVAVYAEATPESVEVFVRDRGAGFDPDAVPDGRLGIRESIVGRMARAGGSAVVTSGADGTEVQLRLPRRATSAPASGKGAEA
- a CDS encoding TetR/AcrR family transcriptional regulator, whose translation is MENASEAAAPHRLNRERVVRGAIELADRIGSEALSMRSLAKELGVVPMALYKHVTAKEELLDAMVDALIDEIDRAPAGPDWRGAIRSTVLSARRMLQRHPWARRVFETRTRKTPAVLDYLDDIAGMFLAGGFTGDLTHHAMHALGSRSWGFTQEIFDDASAPAEQPHSEHPQPAPAAAPDAATQEAMLREFAARYPHLLAAAATASHDDDSVVSEGCDDQFEFEFALDTLLDGFERLHRAGWSSRAASGRPAGMPYT
- a CDS encoding DUF4386 domain-containing protein gives rise to the protein MTATRRTAALVGALFLVTHVTSVGARILYTPVVTDPTRLGDDTPLLVGALLEVVLAVAVAATAFVVHPAVTRHNPGAALGYVALRTLEASVILAGVVAILTLASIRTALAADGVDHTGLETLAGVVTSFQDWTFVIGPGLVCGVNTVLLAWIMFRSGLVPRFIGMLGIVGGPVVFLVNALKVLDLDEPLMPWLGLGAVPVFAWEILLALYLLFRGFRPTAPDAPLRG
- a CDS encoding helix-turn-helix domain-containing protein, which produces MPRVPSAAAAHIGGLIGAQRLQAGLTQDQLAAVSGIDSSNIRAYENGRAMPSIHSLVRLATAVGVEPGSLLDGVTPEMFPMAPQDGRRRAN
- a CDS encoding LysE/ArgO family amino acid transporter — translated: MTFAASLAAALAGLGLGLSIIVAIGAQNAFVLRQGLRREHIVAIVAICVLSDVALIGLGIAGTGWVLSAVPWLMTAVRIAGAAFLATYAALAARRALRVDAARLEVAADGSASRSRTLLTAIATALAVTWLNPHVYLDIALIGSIANGHGDARWLFGAGVVAGSALWFTTLGLGARALAPLFARPLAWRILDGAIALVMLTLAVLVALPLVSG
- the secE gene encoding preprotein translocase subunit SecE, translating into MARKVIDEPSEDVVATAKRERAERRSPFARIALFIRQVIAELKKVVTPTRRELFSFTGVVLVFVVIMMGLVYGLDYLFSWLVNWAFGNGTLG
- the nusG gene encoding transcription termination/antitermination protein NusG gives rise to the protein MTEEERDLDIDLATAAEQSSEEDEAQEGNVLAEEEARAESAEHRALHIVDEGDVESELESALDALEAAADPEADAIIDDALEIDSAEEAEAAFAATTDEETVEEEGDAPEVDPYEEFRAELRSKPGKWYVIHSYAGFEKRVKQNIESRRTSMAMEDYVFEVQVPMEDVVEIKNGQRKLVNRVRIPGYVLVRMDLNEDSWSVVRHTPGVTGFVGNSHNPTPLRFEEAFNMLKSLVQVVEAPAKGGTTAKGGKAAPRVIPAEIDFEVGETITIKEGSFAGLPGTISEIKPESGKLTVLVSLFERETPVELSFDQVTKL
- a CDS encoding LuxR C-terminal-related transcriptional regulator — protein: MTRVIIVDDHSIFRSGLRADLGDAVEVVGEAGDVDAAVRVIDELRPEVVLLDVHLPGGAGGGGAEVVRRSAALLGEVRFLALSVSDSAEDVVGVIRAGARGYITKASSGADVASAIRTVSAGDAVFSPRLAGFVLDAFGTAAGAPAVAATDDELDRLSAREQEVMRLIARGYAYKEVASHLYISIKTVETHVSSVLRKLQLSSRHELTAWALERRLL